A stretch of DNA from Candidatus Methylomirabilota bacterium:
CGGGGTACTTCGCCTTGAGGGCCGCCAGCACCTTCTGGCCGACCTCGCTCTGCGGTCCGAAGAAGCTGTAGGTCTGGACGAAGTGCACCTTGCCGGCCGAGGCCCCCGCCAGCTCCGAGAACCGTCCGCCCGAGATGCCCCAGTGCGAGACCACCGGCACCGACCAGCCCAGCCGATCGAGCGCCTTCATGACCTGCGCCCCTGGAGCGGCGCTCCCGATGAAGACGATGGTGTCGGCGTTGGCCGCTCGCAGGCGCGAGAGCTGCGGCACCATGTCGACGTCGGTCTGCTCGAACTTCTCGACGCCCGCCCGGGTGATCTTGGCCTCGTTGATGGCGGCGGTCAGTCCCTTCTCGTTCGACTCGCCCCACGGATTGTTGATCAGCATCAGCCCCGGGCTCTTGGTGCCGAAGGTCTTGATGGCGTACTGGACGAGCGCCTTGTCGACCAGCTCGTCGACGGCCGAGACCCGGAAGACGAAGTTGGGGCTCGCGCCGTTGCGCGTGATCGCGGTGCCGGCGGCCCACACCCCCATGAACGGAATCTTCTCCTTGTTGGCGATGGGCACGATGGCGAGAGAGACCGGCGTCTCGATGCCGCCGAAGAGAGCCACCACCTTCTCCTGGTGGACCATCTCCCGCGCGGCGATCTGGCCCTTGGCCGGGTTCGCCTCGTCGTCCCGCCGGATGAGCTCGATCGGCCGGCCACCGAGCACGCCGCCTCTGGCATTGATCTCGTCGATGGCGATGGCCAGGCCGCGACTGATCCCCTCACCCGACTTCGCCGATTGCCCCGACAAGGTCGCGACCAGCGCGACCTTCACGGGGTCGGCGGCCAGCGCCCCCGACCCCGCCCCGCCGCCCGCGACGACCGCCAGGACCGCCGCCCCGATGCCCCACGCCCAGCTATCCGTTCCTGTCCTCTCGCGCATTGACCGCCTCCTTCGTCAGCTTTGCCCGATCCGCGGGCGCGGAACGGTCCCCGCCCGATTGCTCGCGTCGCTCCCGAGGCAGCGTACTCCGGCCGGGTCCGCCCCGCAACCGTGCGAACCGCCGGCGCCTCATCCGTTCTCGTGGCCCGCCTGGGCGGGCGGGCGCGCCCGAAGGCCCCCGCACCACCCGGCCGCAGCGGCTCGCCTGCTCCAGCACGGCCTCGGCCGTGAGCGCGCGCCCGGCCGTCTCGGGACAGCCGCCGATGGCCAGGGCGCGGGCGGCCCAGGTGTTGGAGTTTTCCAACACGCGATAGTGCAACCGGGCCCGGTAGAACCAGCCCTGACCGTAGAGCGCCGGCGCCACCCGCACGAGACCGCCGCCGGCCTCCCGCGCGTACACCTCGCGGATGAAGCGGGCCAGGGCGTCGAGCCCACCCGACGCGAGCCGCACCTCGACCACCGGCGATGCCGCGAAGTAGTCGGCGGGCGGCGAGTCGAAGCCGGCCACGTGGAGTACGCTCGAGCGGGAGAAGAACGCGGCTCGGATGGCCATCCCGCTCGTGCCTCGAGGCGCGGGATAGAATTCGCCGTCGCCCCAGCCGACCTCCAGG
This window harbors:
- a CDS encoding DUF2459 domain-containing protein; translation: MASNVDALEHPWRWGVKPVGRWSAAFCLVAGFLAGSCASPAGPGPLRPDEPLKMVWVVGHGWHVGLALRREDVSAEAWPEAADVGRVRFLEVGWGDGEFYPAPRGTSGMAIRAAFFSRSSVLHVAGFDSPPADYFAASPVVEVRLASGGLDALARFIREVYAREAGGGLVRVAPALYGQGWFYRARLHYRVLENSNTWAARALAIGGCPETAGRALTAEAVLEQASRCGRVVRGPSGAPARPGGPRERMRRRRFARLRGGPGRSTLPRERREQSGGDRSAPADRAKLTKEAVNAREDRNG
- a CDS encoding ABC transporter substrate-binding protein, with product MRERTGTDSWAWGIGAAVLAVVAGGGAGSGALAADPVKVALVATLSGQSAKSGEGISRGLAIAIDEINARGGVLGGRPIELIRRDDEANPAKGQIAAREMVHQEKVVALFGGIETPVSLAIVPIANKEKIPFMGVWAAGTAITRNGASPNFVFRVSAVDELVDKALVQYAIKTFGTKSPGLMLINNPWGESNEKGLTAAINEAKITRAGVEKFEQTDVDMVPQLSRLRAANADTIVFIGSAAPGAQVMKALDRLGWSVPVVSHWGISGGRFSELAGASAGKVHFVQTYSFFGPQSEVGQKVLAALKAKYPDIKGPGDVIPPVGVANAYDAMQLLALAINKGGSTDGDKIRQALYEIGPHRGLIKNYVKPFSPGNHDALSENDYIMVRYEGDQIVPVK